Below is a genomic region from Actinomyces weissii.
ACGCATCCCAAACTGCAGTTTACGGTCTGTTTCAGAGTTGGTTGCCGCCGTACTCCCGTCGGCCTTGTGCCTAGTAGTACCAGGATTAGAGAAGGTCAATGTGATAAGATGCAGGTCATCTCCTTCCGCTGGCCTGATGTATGAAATGCGACTTATCGAAATATGCCAGTGTTCCAGCCAGTCACCCTTGTCTTGGATGGCTTTGGTGTTGTCGACCACATTTTGACAGAAGACGCACCCTTCCTCGCTTATGTCCTGCCAGGGCTGGGTGTTACCAGTTGTGAAGGTGTAGGTGTACAGCAGCATGAAGTACTTGGCTGCCTGGGCCGCACCTTCTGGGCTGTTCTCGTCCATGCGCTCCAACCGGGGTGGCAGGGGTGTGGCCAGGGCCTGGTCCTTGCTGGCCTGGGCCTCAGGAGACAGCGAGGGTGCCGCTGACGGGCTGGCCGAGGGGGTGGGCGGCCATGGCAGGCCCGCCGCCGAGGCAGAGGCCTCGGCCGAGGCGTAACGCTCCTTGG
It encodes:
- a CDS encoding DUF6318 family protein; amino-acid sequence: MAGVLAVVVLVLPVSACGGNRLPEAKPTLTREEAIARAKERYASAEASASAAGLPWPPTPSASPSAAPSLSPEAQASKDQALATPLPPRLERMDENSPEGAAQAAKYFMLLYTYTFTTGNTQPWQDISEEGCVFCQNVVDNTKAIQDKGDWLEHWHISISRISYIRPAEGDDLHLITLTFSNPGTTRHKADGSTAATNSETDRKLQFGMRYVDGRWVVSRGATAS